The Flavobacterium sp. K5-23 genome segment AAAGTATTGACGAAATCGAAGCTATTGAAATTTATGTAATAGATTCTCAGTTTGAAAGTTTTTTGTGTGATGTGAAATTTATGGAACAATACAAAGCTGTTGTTGCAATAGAAAATTTGCATTTTTTTAAATCAAAATACATCAATTTGTAATTATTCCAAAACTATGAATACAATTTGTCAAATTGAAATAGATTACATTAAGCCTTCAAGAAGTATTGAAACACTTTTATTAAAAAATCTTAATAATAAAAGAGTAGTTTACGTTTATAATTACGAGGGATGGTATTTTCGTTTTTTTAATAGTATTAATGAAGTTTTGGATTTTTTTGAAGATAAATTTGAGCCTACAATTAGTTTTGAAGATGAAGAGAAACTAGATAAATTTTTGGAGAATTTAGATTTAAGTTATTAAATCGTTATCCTATGGATCGAGTCACGCCACAAAAACGTTCCAAAATCATGCGAGCCATTCGCAGCACAAACACCAAGGACGAAGTGCGTTTGGCGAAAGCCTTATGGCACCTTGGCTATCGTTACCGTAAAAACAATAAATCAGTTTTTGGCAAGCCGGATTTAACTTTCAATAAACTAAAAATTGCCATTTTCGTTGACAGCGAATTCTTCCACGGCAAGGATTGGGAAACCCATAAAGACCGCGTGAAAACCAACACGGAGTTTTGGCAAAAGAAAATAGAAAGAAACATACAGCGGGATATCGAAGTCAATGCGTTTCTGGAATCCCAAAACTGGAAAGTACTCCGTTTCTGGAGTGAAGACATAGAGAATAATCTGGAGGATTGCGTGGCTAAAATCCAGGATGCAATTATTTCGAGACAAAATCAAAAAGGATAATGGGATTGCTTTCGCCCCGGCGAACAGGTCGTTCCTCTTAACGACGGAGTAGTGAGGATATTTACGTTTATCTACTAAGTTTGTCCTCTCGATTTTAGAAAAATCATTCAAGATACTCTACAAAAACTATACTTTCAATCCGTAAGCAGCAATTCAGCGAGTTTGACATCGTGACCATAGATATCGTCATAAAAATTCACCTGTCCTTCACAATCTACCCAAGAGGTGAAATAGCCAATATAAACTAGAAAGCACGCTGCTTTTCGAGTTCCATTTTTTCTCCTTCTTATTTTCATAATGTTTTATTAATGGGCTCGTTTATTTGTGCTGTAATCGGTAAATTTGAGAGAGAACATTAAATCAATAAAACATGACAGTACAAATTAATACAGACAAAAATGTAGAAGGACACGATAGTATGAATGTGTATTTTACAGAGGAATTGAGAACTACCTTAGCGCGTTTTGAAGACAAAATAACCCGTATAGAAGTACATCTTCGAGATGACAACGCCGATAAAAGCGGAGTCGAGGACAAACGATGTCTCATTGAAGCACGACCGGAAAACATGCAGCCTGTAGCGGTTACCAATTATGCCGATACGACAGAAAAAGCATTTCATGGCGCATTGGACAAGATAAAAAAAGTGTTGGCTACGACTTTCGAAAAACAGAAGCCCTGATGGCTCGAATATAGCTATGCGAGGCTAGCGCAGAAATTTTGTGCGTGGCCTCTCAATGAAAAATAAGAAGTTAATTTTTTCAATAATCTATATCCTTAAAACTTCCATAAATAACAGAGTCGTTCTTCCCTAAAGTATAATGAAGTTCCTCCTTCGTTGGGCGCGAGGCCTCTGGCCGTGCTAGCGAAGCAATGGCAAAACGTGCGTGTTAAGCAAGTTTTACCGACCTGTTTTGTCATCTCGACGAAGGAGAGATCACATAAAGAAACTCGACAGTCAGATAAAAATCAATATATTAGCATTAGCAGAAAACTTCGTATTAATGTTTGAGAAAACAAGAATCCCATTAAAATGCAAACTTTATGATTGAATATACTGAGGGTTATCATACTTATTATGTTTATATTATTACCAATAAATATCGGACAACGTTTTATACTGGAGTGACAAATAATCTTGGGGTAAGACTACAACAGCATCAAGAGAATATTTTAAATGGGAATAAAACTTTTGCATCAAAGTATAATATAGAACTTTTGGTTTATTATGAAAAATTTACTTGGGTTCAACTTGCTATTGCTAGAGAAAAAGAAATAAAAGGTTGGAGAAGAGATAAGAAATTAGACTTAATACGATCGTTTAATGAGAATTTTGAATTTTTAAATCATCATTTTGTAATTGACTATGTGATTCCTCCTTCGTCGGACACGAGGGCTATGCCCGAATTGGCGAAGCAATGACAAAATGTGCGTGTTTAGCATATTTAACTACCAAGTTTTTACGCTCTGCCAATAAGACAAAACGTGAACTTTGATTATGTGATTCCTCCTTCGTCGGAATGACAATGTAGCGAGTGAATTTGTATTTATCCAAAAAACCTACACCCTCAATCCGTAAACAGCAATTCAGCGAGTTTGACATCATGGCCGTAGATATCGTCATAAAAATTCACCTGCCCTTCGCGATCCACCCAAGAGGTAAAATAACCAATGTAAACGGGAATTTTTGTCTTGAGGTTGTACGCTTTCTCTACACCTCGATTCATAGCGGCATCAATCTTTTCTATGGGCCAGTTTGGGTCATCTTCCAATACCTTAATAGCCAAATCCCTAGGTCGTGCCACTCGTATGCAGCCGTGACTAAAAGCCCTTTGTTCTAGCTCAAATAGTTTTTTGGAAGGGGTGTCATGCATATAAATTATATGAGAATTGGGGAATACAAACTTCACTTTTCCCAAGGCGTTTTGTTCTCCGGGTCTTTGCCGTACGCGGTTACCAACCCACTCCATATCATTCTTCGCTAGATAGTATGGGTTCTTGGCAATGGCAGGTAATATCTCTTTTCTCAAGATACTTGAAGGCACGTTCCAGTAAGGACTAAAAACCACTTGACTCATTTGTCCGCTAAAAACAGCGGTTTTATTCATTGATTTTCCCACAACTACCCTTGATATCAAAGCAGGTTTGCCATCCTTGAAATAAGTAAGGGTGAAGGAGGGAATATTCACCACGATGTATTGTTTGTTTTTTGTTATACTGGGAGAAATCCATCGGCAGCGTTCCATATTCAACATGATGGTTTTAATGCGTTCCTCCACTGGGACATTCATATTTTTGATGTGTTTGAGTAATAGCAATGAATCCGCAGCATATCCATTTCGCTCTTTGTATTTTAATACTCCCGCGAGAAGTTCCTTGTCATATAAATTGTTTTTAGAATCGGTTTTTAGGTCGCCGGATATAAACAATCGGTTTCTAATTTTCAAAATCGCGGTAGCTGTATCACCGGGTTTTAGGGATTTTGTTTTTTTAGGGAATTCTATAGCACTCCATCCTCCATGTTTCTCCATGTTTCGGTAGTCTTTTAAAGCTTCTTTTAATTGGTAATATTGCCCCAGTAGCTCTTTGTCTGGCTCATTAATTAAGCTGGGGTCTTGCAATAAAGAATCCAATCTATTGCCGTAGGATTGTTTTTTTCGAGGTAAATACCAACCAAGTTCTTTTGTTTTGTAAACATCGAGGCCTTTGAACACTTTGTTGGCGTAAAAAAAGTAAAGGGAGGACATCAACAGTTCTACTTCCACATTAGATTTTTCCCTTTTCTCCAAATCCTGAAAAATATCTCGTATTTCCTCTTGGTAAGGAACACGAATATGTAAGCCTTCCTGATCCAAGTTGTTGACTTTATCATGCAATAAACTGGCAAACTCATTAATGCCTCTGCTGTCGTACCATAAGTATTGATATTCATTTTTTTTATAGAGTTTTATCACCTCTGGCTTGAAAGAGTTGAACTTGGGGTATTTTTTAAAAAAAGGGGCAATCAACTCACTGTCAAAAGTAGCTGGTGGAAAAGCAGGAATTCTTTGATAAGTAATCGTATAAGCTTCGTTACTGGCTTTAATGTTTTGGGTTAAACCCAACAACAAAAGGCAGTAGAAAGAGAAAACAAATGGAATAAACGTGTTTTTCATATTGTAAAAGGATTAATGGATCGTATTCTAATGGGTCTCCTCATTAAAAAGAAGTTCAGCCAGACGATAGTCTTTATGATAGATGTCAAAATAAAAATTGATTTCCCCGGAATCAGGAACCCAAGCGGTGAAATAACCAATATGAATGGGAATTTTATTCTTTAGAACGCAAGTGGTTTCCTTACTTCCATCCATAGCTTGATCTATTTTGTCAACTGGCCAATCCGGATAGTCCTCCAAAATCAAATAAGCCAATTCCTTTGCTTTTTGCATATTAATGCAACCATGACTGAACTCGGGGAAATCAGCGTCAAAACTTTCTTTGTAGGGAGTGTCGTGTAAATAAATGTCATACGTATTTGGGAATAAAAATTTCACCAATCCCATAGAATTTCTTGGCCCAGGTTTTTGTCTGAGACCATTTTTGTACCATTCCATGTTATTTTTAGTTAAATAACTGCTGTCTTTGGCGATGGCTGGTTTAATTTCATTCTCCACAATGCTTCTGGGAACATTCCAATAAGGGCTAAAAACAACACGACTGATAGACGAACTGAAAATGACGGTTTCTAACATATTTATACCTACAAAAACTTTGGACTCCAATACATTATTGCCGTTTTTCCTGTAAATCAACTTTAACGCCGGAATGTTTACCATTATTAATTCCTTCTCTTTTGCTAATCCAGGGGAAATCCATCGACAGCGTTCCATATTTATTATAATGGTTTTGATGTATTGCTCAATGGGAATGTTCATTCGATTGATGTGTTGGGAGCCAATCATGTAATTTGGTTTGTAGCCGTTCCTTTTTTTGAATTTTAAAACGGCTTCCATTAGTTCGGCATCGTATATATTGCTTTTGGAATCCTTTTCTAAATCTTCTAAAACAACAAGGCGATGCCTGATTTGACCTATGGTTTTCGAGCTGTCTCCCGGGTTGTATTCTATTATACTTAAATCCGTTTCAATAGGATTCCAATCGTTTCTTTTTTCTATTTGACGGTATTTTATTAAAGCATCTCGTAATTTGTAATATTGCGGATGGAGCTGACTTTCATTTTTATGTAAAAGTTGGGGAGCAGCCAGTAATGAATCTAACAGGATTTTATAAGAGGTGGTTTTTTGGGGTAAAAACCAACCTATTTCCTGAACTTTGTTAACGTCTAATCCTTGAAACACTTTTTTTGCATAAAAAATATACAAGCTGGATAACAACAATTCCTTTTCGGTTTTGGTTATTTCAATCGCGGTTCCATTATTGAAAATCGCGGCAATTTTATCCTTATAAGCGATGTTGAATTTAAGTCCTTCGTTTTCGAGTTGGTTTACTTTCGAATACAACAAACTAGCAAACTCAATGAGTTCTTTGTCATCATACCAAATTGATTTATAGTCCCGATTTTTGTATAAAACAACAACATCCGAGCGGTATTTTTTTAAACTGGTGTATTTCTTGAAAAAGCGGTCGATTGTAGCGAGATCTATCGTGACAATGGAATTATTGATTGTAGTGTTAAGATACGTTTTGACACAAGGAGATTCCAATACCGTAGTATTTTCTGTTCCATTACGG includes the following:
- a CDS encoding very short patch repair endonuclease; protein product: MDRVTPQKRSKIMRAIRSTNTKDEVRLAKALWHLGYRYRKNNKSVFGKPDLTFNKLKIAIFVDSEFFHGKDWETHKDRVKTNTEFWQKKIERNIQRDIEVNAFLESQNWKVLRFWSEDIENNLEDCVAKIQDAIISRQNQKG
- a CDS encoding HPF/RaiA family ribosome-associated protein, with protein sequence MTVQINTDKNVEGHDSMNVYFTEELRTTLARFEDKITRIEVHLRDDNADKSGVEDKRCLIEARPENMQPVAVTNYADTTEKAFHGALDKIKKVLATTFEKQKP
- a CDS encoding GIY-YIG nuclease family protein, which codes for MIEYTEGYHTYYVYIITNKYRTTFYTGVTNNLGVRLQQHQENILNGNKTFASKYNIELLVYYEKFTWVQLAIAREKEIKGWRRDKKLDLIRSFNENFEFLNHHFVIDYVIPPSSDTRAMPELAKQ
- a CDS encoding murein L,D-transpeptidase, translated to MKNTFIPFVFSFYCLLLLGLTQNIKASNEAYTITYQRIPAFPPATFDSELIAPFFKKYPKFNSFKPEVIKLYKKNEYQYLWYDSRGINEFASLLHDKVNNLDQEGLHIRVPYQEEIRDIFQDLEKREKSNVEVELLMSSLYFFYANKVFKGLDVYKTKELGWYLPRKKQSYGNRLDSLLQDPSLINEPDKELLGQYYQLKEALKDYRNMEKHGGWSAIEFPKKTKSLKPGDTATAILKIRNRLFISGDLKTDSKNNLYDKELLAGVLKYKERNGYAADSLLLLKHIKNMNVPVEERIKTIMLNMERCRWISPSITKNKQYIVVNIPSFTLTYFKDGKPALISRVVVGKSMNKTAVFSGQMSQVVFSPYWNVPSSILRKEILPAIAKNPYYLAKNDMEWVGNRVRQRPGEQNALGKVKFVFPNSHIIYMHDTPSKKLFELEQRAFSHGCIRVARPRDLAIKVLEDDPNWPIEKIDAAMNRGVEKAYNLKTKIPVYIGYFTSWVDREGQVNFYDDIYGHDVKLAELLFTD
- a CDS encoding murein L,D-transpeptidase → MKNLALSIIALLITFSSAAINRNGTENTTVLESPCVKTYLNTTINNSIVTIDLATIDRFFKKYTSLKKYRSDVVVLYKNRDYKSIWYDDKELIEFASLLYSKVNQLENEGLKFNIAYKDKIAAIFNNGTAIEITKTEKELLLSSLYIFYAKKVFQGLDVNKVQEIGWFLPQKTTSYKILLDSLLAAPQLLHKNESQLHPQYYKLRDALIKYRQIEKRNDWNPIETDLSIIEYNPGDSSKTIGQIRHRLVVLEDLEKDSKSNIYDAELMEAVLKFKKRNGYKPNYMIGSQHINRMNIPIEQYIKTIIINMERCRWISPGLAKEKELIMVNIPALKLIYRKNGNNVLESKVFVGINMLETVIFSSSISRVVFSPYWNVPRSIVENEIKPAIAKDSSYLTKNNMEWYKNGLRQKPGPRNSMGLVKFLFPNTYDIYLHDTPYKESFDADFPEFSHGCINMQKAKELAYLILEDYPDWPVDKIDQAMDGSKETTCVLKNKIPIHIGYFTAWVPDSGEINFYFDIYHKDYRLAELLFNEETH